A single window of Carnobacterium maltaromaticum DSM 20342 DNA harbors:
- a CDS encoding DUF5415 family protein → MAAKKESIFETAAKTILNNQNKDFKKWRDDILTKRKMKILNGTDKAWEKAVIEEECIKLMAKNIK, encoded by the coding sequence GTGGCCGCAAAAAAAGAAAGTATTTTTGAAACAGCAGCTAAAACGATTTTAAACAACCAAAACAAAGATTTTAAGAAGTGGCGGGACGACATTTTAACAAAAAGAAAAATGAAAATTCTTAATGGAACGGATAAAGCTTGGGAAAAAGCTGTTATTGAAGAAGAATGCATCAAATTAATGGCAAAAAATATTAAATAA
- a CDS encoding isopeptide-forming domain-containing fimbrial protein, giving the protein MSFEFNTDYVQSLKGKKIEWLIKIKYNPSVPIEKEEDQEFISLPNVMELIVNGKPVVSPPVEVLVPPIEATITQRVLKATGEEDIDDVFTDNQRDIIFRGTSVVTNATQLENVSVDEELYKALSYKSMKVFSADGKDITDKGKISTEGQNLEFKFDQDYVSTMYGKTFVWEVTTNYVEGSDLSNLEDGKIPNIMNLRVNDEVTSSDLSMESNIVTVSPIPLENTIVKSIVNDSGEHVEELELIDVTKDILFNGDVQIANDTAVKNVVLTDMLHEAFSFKKLSVFDQNGKDITNEGVVKVNGEVISNSEEPMPNDNEKEPTNEESESTVEKTDEKAPGDYASNEVTFEFTEDYAPQLIGQKLNWQIKANYIEGSDLSALEALRIPNNMKLTVNEATIDSNIVHVTPPALESNIMKKIVDGDKLVDSKEIVSVKDPIEFVVYAAIQNDEKLKSIVIQDVLDDRLEFNSLKVEDSNGQDVSNWGEVQVEKQVVSFKFNEERLEDLHGKTFKLTISTKIKESVTPEELKPPIDNIAFLLINDEKMESNKVTVIPNIPEEILPQTGERNLLTGVIGISVAIAGTAGFILWMKKRKKAKKETT; this is encoded by the coding sequence GTGTCTTTTGAGTTCAATACTGACTATGTACAGTCTTTAAAAGGTAAGAAAATAGAGTGGCTTATTAAAATTAAATACAATCCAAGTGTTCCGATTGAAAAAGAAGAAGACCAAGAATTTATTTCATTGCCGAATGTGATGGAATTGATTGTAAATGGAAAACCAGTAGTAAGTCCTCCAGTTGAGGTTTTAGTACCACCTATTGAAGCTACAATCACTCAAAGAGTATTAAAAGCAACTGGAGAAGAAGATATTGATGATGTTTTTACTGACAACCAACGAGATATTATTTTTAGAGGAACGTCAGTGGTGACAAATGCTACACAATTAGAAAATGTTAGTGTAGATGAAGAACTCTATAAAGCCTTGAGTTACAAATCTATGAAGGTATTTAGTGCCGATGGAAAAGATATTACTGATAAAGGAAAAATTTCAACAGAAGGACAAAACTTGGAATTTAAATTTGATCAAGATTATGTATCGACCATGTACGGGAAAACTTTTGTTTGGGAAGTGACAACGAATTATGTAGAAGGATCTGACCTTTCAAACTTAGAAGATGGTAAAATTCCAAATATCATGAATTTACGTGTAAATGATGAAGTAACAAGTAGTGATCTTTCAATGGAATCAAACATTGTAACCGTAAGCCCAATTCCTTTAGAAAACACCATTGTTAAATCTATTGTTAATGATTCTGGTGAACATGTTGAAGAATTAGAGTTAATTGATGTAACAAAAGATATTCTTTTTAACGGAGACGTACAAATCGCAAATGATACAGCTGTAAAAAACGTTGTATTAACCGATATGTTACATGAAGCCTTTTCGTTTAAAAAACTAAGCGTTTTTGATCAAAATGGGAAGGATATCACCAACGAAGGTGTTGTTAAAGTAAATGGTGAAGTTATCAGTAATTCTGAGGAACCTATGCCAAACGACAACGAAAAAGAACCAACGAATGAAGAAAGTGAATCAACAGTAGAAAAAACAGACGAAAAAGCACCTGGTGATTATGCAAGTAATGAAGTAACCTTTGAATTTACTGAAGACTATGCACCTCAATTAATAGGCCAGAAACTAAATTGGCAAATTAAAGCTAACTATATTGAAGGAAGTGATTTAAGTGCCTTAGAAGCGCTTAGAATACCAAATAACATGAAGTTAACTGTTAATGAAGCCACAATTGATTCTAATATTGTTCATGTTACTCCACCGGCTTTGGAAAGTAACATTATGAAGAAAATTGTTGATGGAGATAAGTTAGTAGATTCAAAAGAAATTGTGTCTGTTAAAGATCCAATTGAATTTGTTGTGTACGCAGCAATTCAAAACGATGAAAAATTAAAAAGTATCGTGATTCAAGATGTATTAGATGATCGACTAGAATTTAATAGTTTAAAGGTTGAAGATTCAAACGGACAAGATGTTTCAAATTGGGGAGAAGTACAAGTTGAAAAACAAGTTGTATCGTTTAAATTTAATGAGGAACGATTAGAAGACTTACACGGAAAAACATTTAAGCTAACGATTTCAACAAAAATAAAAGAAAGTGTTACTCCAGAAGAATTAAAACCTCCAATTGATAACATTGCTTTCTTGTTAATCAATGATGAGAAAATGGAAAGTAATAAAGTAACAGTCATTCCTAACATTCCTGAAGAAATTTTACCACAAACTGGTGAGCGTAATCTATTAACTGGAGTTATAGGAATTAGTGTGGCGATTGCTGGAACCGCAGGTTTTATTTTATGGATGAAGAAACGAAAAAAAGCAAAAAAAGAAACCACGTAA
- a CDS encoding TrbC/VirB2 family protein, with protein sequence MNVAALEIVNRVKMAVTLIKLGMENWSLNALGDSAINSMNSIVEFVQKLAVPGAAVCAVGIGIMFFMGRKGAETAKPWIMYVLIGMFCIFGAAEIATFFKTSTGF encoded by the coding sequence ATGAATGTAGCAGCATTAGAAATTGTAAACAGAGTGAAAATGGCAGTCACATTAATAAAGTTAGGTATGGAGAACTGGTCTTTAAATGCTTTAGGAGATAGCGCAATCAATAGCATGAATAGCATTGTAGAATTTGTTCAAAAATTGGCAGTGCCTGGTGCAGCTGTATGTGCCGTTGGAATCGGTATTATGTTTTTCATGGGTCGTAAAGGGGCAGAAACAGCAAAGCCCTGGATCATGTATGTGTTGATTGGGATGTTTTGTATTTTTGGAGCTGCAGAAATTGCAACATTCTTCAAAACTTCAACTGGGTTCTAA